One Parachlamydia sp. AcF125 DNA segment encodes these proteins:
- the nuoG gene encoding NADH-quinone oxidoreductase subunit NuoG yields the protein MINLTIDGQTVSVPKGTTVYKAIKQLGIEVPVFCYQDRMPPFGACRVCLVEVEKMAKLQTSCTLEATEGMVVHTQADKAVEGRKSILEFLLINHPLDCPICDKGGECPLQDQTLKFGPGESQFFEEKRHFKKALPLGHVLMLDRERCIACARCTRFGEVIAGDHALQFVNRGYRTEVGTPGQGPVQSKFIGNTIQICPVGALTSQVYRFRARPWDNDSTNSACTLCPVGCSLTIDARDGQIMRIRSQENLSLNDMWLCDKGWFGYEFASHPHRLQAPLIRKGDKLEPTTWDQALSLIAEKLSQAKPQGKLAAWGGNPLTLEENYLLQKLMREGAGVHHLDHRIGMPIMPKEEEGASPGMEGTVGECEELAYALLLGFDLTEEFPVIWLRLKQALNRGAIVHYFGHYAPEIASQLQNVVIHPPGEEVEMIQQAKIFLERMAEKGPGAIFVGTQYLATPHRAQIVSQLIKIRRENPSLSLNVMEGRGNSMGARLAGMRPDRGPFEGIVENSGMNAIQVLEKAAQSGWDFLYVVGADPAIKFPSTLWKECREKLNFLVVQDLFLTKTALQADLVLPALSFVEKKGSFINIEGRVQKLSPGKEIPSNLYSDGEIFMLIAQHLGQKLTVDIGLEDSLKTKILSSYRNEDLHGSEVSFLGPLGGNSFYATFAHALFDKGNRMKHNPHLIHLAKEPFIRINPLEGQRRGLMNGDQVKISARGNTIVGQLKLDKNVAQKTVVLPLGFPQLPVHELGVNLLNGLIVEISKEVL from the coding sequence ATGATAAATTTAACGATTGATGGGCAAACGGTGAGTGTGCCTAAAGGCACGACTGTCTATAAAGCTATCAAGCAGTTGGGTATTGAAGTTCCCGTTTTTTGTTATCAAGATCGGATGCCTCCTTTTGGAGCGTGTCGAGTGTGTTTGGTGGAAGTGGAAAAAATGGCAAAACTTCAAACTTCCTGTACCTTAGAAGCTACCGAGGGGATGGTAGTGCACACGCAAGCCGATAAAGCTGTGGAGGGGCGCAAATCCATTCTCGAATTTTTATTGATCAACCATCCTCTAGATTGCCCGATTTGTGACAAAGGGGGAGAATGTCCCTTACAAGATCAAACATTGAAGTTTGGGCCAGGGGAAAGCCAGTTTTTTGAAGAAAAGCGCCATTTTAAAAAAGCTTTGCCGCTCGGGCATGTGCTTATGTTGGATCGGGAGAGGTGCATTGCTTGTGCTCGCTGTACACGTTTTGGGGAGGTTATAGCGGGAGATCATGCTCTTCAATTTGTCAATCGAGGTTATCGCACTGAAGTGGGAACGCCGGGTCAGGGGCCGGTCCAGTCAAAATTTATAGGAAATACTATTCAAATCTGCCCTGTAGGGGCTCTAACGAGCCAGGTTTACCGTTTTAGGGCCCGACCATGGGATAACGATTCGACCAATAGCGCTTGCACCCTGTGTCCTGTTGGATGTAGCCTGACAATCGATGCGAGAGATGGGCAAATCATGCGCATACGGTCCCAAGAAAACCTTTCTTTAAATGACATGTGGTTATGCGATAAGGGATGGTTTGGATATGAATTTGCCTCACACCCCCATCGTTTGCAAGCTCCTTTGATTCGCAAGGGCGATAAGCTAGAACCCACCACATGGGATCAGGCGCTCAGCTTAATTGCAGAAAAGCTTAGCCAAGCGAAGCCACAAGGTAAGCTGGCTGCTTGGGGAGGCAATCCTTTGACGCTAGAAGAGAATTATCTCTTGCAAAAACTGATGCGTGAGGGTGCAGGAGTCCATCATCTCGATCACCGTATCGGTATGCCCATTATGCCTAAAGAAGAGGAGGGGGCCTCCCCCGGGATGGAAGGCACGGTTGGAGAGTGTGAAGAATTAGCCTATGCACTCTTGCTTGGGTTTGATTTGACGGAAGAGTTTCCGGTGATATGGTTAAGACTGAAGCAGGCTCTTAATCGTGGAGCCATTGTGCATTATTTTGGGCATTATGCCCCTGAGATTGCCTCTCAACTGCAAAATGTAGTGATTCATCCTCCCGGGGAGGAAGTGGAGATGATTCAACAGGCTAAAATATTCCTTGAAAGAATGGCGGAAAAAGGGCCGGGAGCTATTTTTGTGGGGACCCAATATTTAGCCACACCCCATAGAGCTCAAATAGTCTCTCAGCTCATAAAAATTCGACGGGAAAACCCTTCTTTATCTTTAAATGTGATGGAGGGAAGGGGAAACAGCATGGGAGCGCGGCTAGCCGGCATGCGACCAGATAGAGGTCCTTTTGAAGGGATTGTTGAAAATTCGGGGATGAATGCGATTCAAGTTTTGGAAAAGGCAGCCCAAAGTGGTTGGGATTTTTTGTACGTGGTAGGGGCAGATCCAGCCATTAAATTTCCTTCCACATTGTGGAAAGAATGTCGGGAAAAATTGAATTTTTTAGTCGTTCAAGATTTATTTTTAACCAAAACGGCTTTACAAGCAGATTTGGTACTACCCGCACTCTCATTTGTTGAAAAAAAAGGAAGCTTTATCAATATCGAAGGCCGGGTGCAAAAGCTATCTCCAGGCAAAGAGATCCCTTCCAATTTGTATAGCGATGGGGAGATTTTTATGCTGATCGCTCAGCATTTAGGACAAAAGCTGACAGTGGATATCGGCTTGGAAGATAGTTTAAAAACAAAAATATTATCCTCTTATAGGAACGAGGATTTGCATGGAAGCGAAGTTTCTTTTTTAGGTCCACTGGGTGGAAATTCTTTTTATGCGACCTTCGCCCATGCTCTATTTGATAAAGGAAATCGGATGAAACATAATCCGCATCTCATCCATTTAGCAAAAGAGCCTTTTATTCGGATAAATCCCCTTGAGGGGCAAAGAAGGGGGCTAATGAATGGAGATCAGGTGAAGATTTCTGCGCGGGGAAATACAATCGTAGGGCAACTGAAACTAGATAAAAATGTCGCTCAAAAAACGGTGGTATTGCCGCTTGGATTTCCCCAGCTGCCAGTGCATGAACTGGGTGTGAATTTGTTAAATGGCTTGATTGTAGAAATAAGTAAAGAAGTATTGTGA
- the nuoF gene encoding NADH-quinone oxidoreductase subunit NuoF, with translation MPETRILMAYIKEPNQHQIETYERNGGYQAIRKAIPHFKPEGLIEWVRESGLRGRGGAGFLTGVKWGFIPQDPNIPKYLVCNSDESEPGTFKDRLLIERDPHQVIEGVILASYAIGAKLAFIYCRGEFYEGIRRLEKAVQEAKKRGYLGPSILGSQSSLDIIIHPGAGAYIAGEETAQLNSLEGYRATPRLKPPFPAAAGLYGKPTIINNVETLSNVVHIVNRGVEWYQSIGKPKNTGTKIFQVSGHVQNPGCFEFPLGVSLREVLEAAGRMLSGRHFKACYPGGSSCALLTERDLDISMDFETLAARKTALGTASLIVMDDTADMVKVAHRLMQFYQNESCGKCTPCREGTRWVVQMLERIIAGKGTIGDLKKIEQVCQHMEVESFCPLAVGAAPPVVSAMHAFKSEFEAYIRRNPQADREPEMKIAYPYNYR, from the coding sequence GAAGGCTTAATCGAATGGGTTAGAGAATCGGGATTGCGAGGAAGGGGAGGTGCTGGCTTTTTGACGGGCGTGAAATGGGGATTTATTCCCCAAGATCCTAACATTCCGAAGTATTTAGTGTGCAATAGCGATGAAAGTGAGCCGGGGACATTTAAAGATCGGTTATTGATAGAAAGGGATCCCCATCAAGTCATCGAAGGGGTTATTTTAGCCAGTTATGCGATTGGGGCAAAATTAGCCTTTATCTATTGTCGAGGCGAATTTTACGAAGGGATTAGAAGGCTAGAAAAAGCGGTCCAAGAAGCTAAAAAAAGAGGATACTTGGGCCCTTCCATTTTAGGTTCACAAAGCTCCCTGGATATCATTATTCATCCAGGAGCGGGTGCCTATATTGCGGGAGAAGAAACTGCTCAGCTTAACTCGTTGGAAGGGTATCGAGCTACCCCTAGACTTAAACCTCCTTTCCCGGCTGCCGCAGGTCTTTATGGAAAGCCGACGATTATCAATAACGTCGAAACGTTATCTAATGTGGTCCATATCGTCAATCGAGGGGTGGAATGGTACCAAAGCATTGGAAAGCCCAAAAATACAGGCACAAAAATTTTTCAAGTGAGCGGACATGTTCAGAATCCTGGTTGTTTTGAATTTCCTTTAGGGGTTTCTTTAAGAGAAGTTTTAGAGGCCGCTGGAAGAATGCTTTCAGGACGTCATTTCAAAGCTTGTTATCCGGGTGGGTCTTCTTGTGCGCTCCTCACGGAGCGGGATTTAGACATTTCCATGGATTTTGAAACATTAGCTGCCAGAAAAACTGCCTTAGGCACCGCTTCCCTGATTGTGATGGATGATACAGCAGATATGGTAAAAGTGGCGCATCGATTGATGCAATTTTATCAAAATGAATCCTGTGGGAAGTGTACTCCTTGCCGGGAAGGCACTCGTTGGGTTGTTCAAATGCTTGAGCGAATAATAGCGGGCAAAGGAACGATTGGGGATTTAAAAAAAATCGAACAAGTTTGCCAGCATATGGAAGTTGAATCTTTTTGTCCCCTGGCAGTAGGGGCTGCTCCTCCTGTGGTGAGTGCTATGCATGCGTTTAAAAGCGAATTTGAGGCTTATATTCGGAGAAACCCTCAAGCCGATCGAGAACCCGAAATGAAAATCGCATACCCTTATAATTATAGGTAG